TTCTAGTTAATGTTACAATTTCTTCAATATCTTCTTTTGATAAAAGATCAGTTAAGTTTTTACCATCAACTGTACAATAATTAACTAAAGGAACCATAGCATCACCATGTCCACCCATTACAGATGTTTTGATTTTTCCTTGTGAAGTTCCCAGTTTTTTTGCAATAAAGTGTGCCATTCTTGATGAGTCTAAAATTCCAGCCATTCCTAAAACTCTATTTTTTGGAAGTCCAGAAGCTTTAAGTGCTGTATAAACCATTGCATCAAGTGGATTTGAAACAATAATGTAAATAGCATCTTTGTTTGCATCTTTAACTTCATCAATAACTGAAGTCATGATTTTAGCATTTGTAAGAAGTAAATCATCTCTACTCATTCCTGGCTTTCTTGGAATTCCTGCTGTAATTACAATTACATCACAATTTACAAAATCAGAAGTTTCAGATGATACTTTTGTACTTGCATTTGCTGCATTTGCTGCTTGTGAAATATCAATTGCCATTGCTTGAAGATAATCTTCTCTTAAATCTTTTAAAACAACTTCATCACAAATGTTTTTTGTTGCTAAATTAAAAGCAAGAGTTGCTCCAACATTTCCTACACCAATTACACCAACTTTTTTATTTTCCACTAATAATCCTTTTTTATTTAATTTTCTATTTTCTATTTTTTTTGATTTGATAAATACTCATGAGCCATATATGAACTTCTAGCATATGGAGTACTATGAACAAATTCAAAGCCTAAATCCATTGCAAGAGTTTTATATCTTTCAAATTGCTCTGGCTTAACGTACTCTTTTACTGTTGCATAATCTCCTGAAGGAGCTAAATACTGACCAATACTTAAAAACTTACAACCAACATTTATAAGGTCTTTAAAAACTTGAACCATTTCTTCTTCAGTTTCACCAAGTCCAACCATTAAAGCACTTTTTGTTTTAACTTTTTCGCCACCAAGTTCTTTTATTCTTCGTAAGACTTCTAGTGATCTTTCGTATGTTGCACCTTTTCTTACTTTATATAAGCTTGGAACTGTTTCAACATTATGTCCAATGATAACAGCACCTGAATCAACAACTTTTTGTAGTGATTCATCTTTTGCTTGAAAATCAGGTATTAAAATTTCAACTTGTGTATCTTCTGTATTATTTAAAATACTTTTTGTAACTTCA
This sequence is a window from Poseidonibacter parvus. Protein-coding genes within it:
- a CDS encoding malate dehydrogenase, with product MENKKVGVIGVGNVGATLAFNLATKNICDEVVLKDLREDYLQAMAIDISQAANAANASTKVSSETSDFVNCDVIVITAGIPRKPGMSRDDLLLTNAKIMTSVIDEVKDANKDAIYIIVSNPLDAMVYTALKASGLPKNRVLGMAGILDSSRMAHFIAKKLGTSQGKIKTSVMGGHGDAMVPLVNYCTVDGKNLTDLLSKEDIEEIVTLTRNGGAQIVKLLGNGSAYYAPGYSASLMVEAILNDSKEVYPCAVLLEGEYGYKNITAGVPVKIGKEGCEEIIELKLDADQENEFAKSILSVRELTDTLEEKFFNK
- the lipA gene encoding lipoyl synthase — encoded protein: MSVPSKVGFKKPQWLRKKLSNKAQADMEKLLDNAGLHTICQEAKCPNISECFAKKNATFMILGDLCTRRCQYCNVKTGNPNGYVNEKEVEQITISVQKLGLKFVVITSPARDDLKDGGANHFYEVTKSILNNTEDTQVEILIPDFQAKDESLQKVVDSGAVIIGHNVETVPSLYKVRKGATYERSLEVLRRIKELGGEKVKTKSALMVGLGETEEEMVQVFKDLINVGCKFLSIGQYLAPSGDYATVKEYVKPEQFERYKTLAMDLGFEFVHSTPYARSSYMAHEYLSNQKK